The window aataaagtgcgagttttaggacacaaattccaccAATCGTCGCAAGACCCAGCCATCGCTTATGTCTTTAtccgacccgacccgaacctTCCCCTCTTCCCAGTCGAGCCACATTTGTTTCTCCCTTGCTCAATATAGTTTGAATCACTTAGTGTTCTGCTGCTTTTGTCTCATTGTAAGTTTCGAGGTAAGGAcaaaattttgagttttgtAGTTGTTTCCTTAGCCATTTTAAGTGTAATGGTCGGATTAAAATGTTGGAGTAATTGCTTGAATTACTATTAAATCTTTGAAGGTGTTCGCTGAACTACTATTaaatctttgaaggtgttagcGCTCGAATCCCTAGGAATTCCGGCAAGCTTGAATTGGAGTCTGTTTCGCCATTTACTTGGGTAAGCTTGTGAACGTACGTTGATATGTTATAGATGAAAGGATTGGTTTAGAAGAGTAATTGATTTAATGTTGAATTCGTCATGTTATGTTAGGTTAGTTCGTTGGATCTTAGTATTGGTTTAGGAGCGTAGCTAAATCCAAGGTAAGGGCTACTACTACTGGACTAAAAAACGAGATTTAAACATAATAAATGATATGAAAGCATGTTCTAGAGGCTACATTAGATTAAGGGTTATGTGTTCATGTAAAAAGTAGTAATGATATGCTCTTGACTGGTTTTGAACGACACAATTGCTAAGTGTAGTTTGATTTACATTGATGGGTCATGTTGTTGACTTATTATTAATGATGGGGAATTGACTGTTATTCGTAATATGAGTTACCGTTGGTTTGTGTTGTCATTGGTTGGTGTTATCTGGATGTTTTGTATAATCCATGCATACTGCTAAGCTATTTTGTGCATGGACGATGGATTTCGAAACCGTTACGTATAGGTTGTGTATTTATTGATGAGCAGTGCTGCAGACTAAATATAGACTTTATGTAAGGTTTAGATCACTTGTAGTTCATGTTGTTACTTGGGCTGAGATGATGGAATTGTTAGGTGTAAATTTCATAGTGATGTTTTGTGTTgttgattggatttgggtagCATGATTGTTGATGTGATTTGAATGTATGTAGGCTGACAGAGAATACTGTTGATTGACCTAGATTGTTTGACCGATTATGCTTAGAGTCAGAACTGTTAATTGAGctatattgtgatgtgactgttgtacaCTGTTGAGGCTGAACTTAGAGAATAACTGTTAGCcttatctatggggtagcaTACTCTACAGGCACggtgtcctacgggatcaccCCATGTTGAGTATCATTCGGAAccactagactaatatgtggATCCGATAGGACCACTAGACTAATACGTGGATTCGAGGGGACCACTAAACCGATATGTGTATCTCACGGGATCACGAGACTCTTATGTTgcagggtaccccttaatagaaAGCTAACTGTTGTTTTTCTTAACaggaccagtagtgggtcccttactgggtatattttatactcaccttTTTTATGTTTAACCTTTTCAAGTAAGGGTAACGTACGAGGTAGACAggcgagaggcaagaaggattcGTGAATGCCATACGGGAATGTCAAGTTTTATTGCTTCCGCTAAATGTCTTTGTTATTTTCGTTTGaggattttaaatttaagttttgGTTAGAACATTTATTCATTTGTTCGTTTGAAATTTCGTAGACTATGTtctaaaacttttgaaattgatttaaaatagggtccgaagacaattttattatatcttgagttttaaataaattttgaacagGGTCTTTATTGAGTTTTTATGATTGGATGTTGTGTCTTAGTAGtaagtaacgacctcagcttagacTGAAAAGTTGGATCGCTACAATTTGATTGtttctttgttctttattttataacaattaaccaaattaaaataagagaattataaaaaatggtaaatttgagaaaatatttataaaatataacaaaatttcatattttatcaatgatagatattaatagatactaatatgcttctatcaatcatattgatagacactaatagaagttatcagtgtctatcattgatagaatctaaaattttgttatatgtcataaatattttagttttattttactatattaaaaatatctcAATTTATCGGAAAGAAAACACCTCtcctttttaattattattcattcTTGTTGCTTctatttctttcctttcttgccTCCAAATCTTGATATATATAAGAGGGAAAGAAGATTAAAGTTGGATTATCAAAATTGTAAAAGCAAGTGAATAAAAAGCATGGATTTTGATCACTTGCTTTACACTTTGCTCTCTCTCATTTCTCTTCTACTTGGCTACTCCTTTTTATTTAAACCTCATCGCTTAAACCTCCCGCCAACTCCACTTTTTGGTCTTCCATTCATAGGTCATCTCCATCTTCTCAAACATCCTGTCCACAAAACATTCCAAACCCTCTCCCAAAAGTACGGCCATGTCTTCTCTCTCAAATTCGGTTCTCGTCTCGTCGTACTTGTATCTTCTCCTTCTGCCATCCAAGAATGTTTCACAAAGAATGATATCATTCTCGCAAATCGGCCATCTTTGAACTCTGGAAAGTACTTAGCATACAACAATACCACCATGGTGGTGTCCTCTTATGGTGAACATTGGCGAAACCTCCGCCGAATTAGTACCCTCGAGATTTTCTCGACAACTCGTCTTAATTCGTTCTCAAGAACTCGGGAAGAGGAAGTCAAACGTTTACTACGTAAATTATGGGGTAATTATAAGTTGGAAGATGAGTTTAGGGTTGTGGAATTGGAGCCCATGTTGTTGGATCTTACATTCAATATTGTAATGAGAATGGTGGGTGGAAAGAAGTTTTgcgaagagaaaaataataatgtgTTGGAGGATGAGGGATATTGCAAAAGATTTAAAGAGTTGGTGACACAAATAATGGCACATGGTGGATCAACAAATCCAGGGGATTTCATACCTTTATTGAATTGGATTGATCCAAGTGGTTATACGAAAAGGATAATGAAGATTGGAAGAAAAACAGATGAAGTTCTTCAAGGATTAGTTGATGAGATTAggaatgaagaagatgaaggaaacaCTATGATTCAACATTTACTTCGTTTGCAGAAAACCGATCCCGAATATTATAGTGACCAAATTATCAAAGGTCTCGTACAAGTatgtttttctttctaaattaaCATCTAAGTTTGATTTTccaatatataaacaatttttgtCGATCGTCAAAGAGTAACAATATgatcttttcattttttattttacactTTTAGTAATTTCTAAAGAGATTTAAGCTTCTAACTACTTGGGTTTTTGTTTCAGAAGTTTTCCTTGTTTCCCATCATTTATTGCATAGAGTttacaaattttcaatttaaatattGGAATCCTGAGTCAACATTTAAAAacaaaagcttttttttttccgaCTCATGATGTAattatttagtttatttttaaaaattaagtagTTTTTTAAAACTTGTTATTGGTTTTGGAATTTTGTTAGGAATCCAATCATTGTATTTAAAAAATGCAAATTGGAGTAAGAAAATGGACAGAAAATTAATATACTTAATTTTTAAagaccaaaaataaaaaataaaataattagccaaggaagaatttaattttcaaaacttagattttttattttggaaacACCAACAACAAAACATGGAAAGTAATAAAGATAAAAGGAGTGTTTATGAACAATTTTGAGAAacaagaactaaaaagatttaaCTAAGCAAGTGCATTAGATTCtgagttttcaaattttgtgagttttcaaattttggtaacAATTTAGCTTCTGTACTTCTTGTATCTTTTATAGATTGATAAATTAataagaaatcaatttttttataaactatATTTAAAGAGTAAGTTTGTACATGGTAAAAGTTGACAGTTAATTTGATGATCAGATTTTTCATagtaaaaactaaaattagaaATATACAGCAAATGACTTCTCTTTTTTCCATCCCAAAATACACCATAAGATTAAAGCTAAAATAGTTGCATTCCCTTTTAATCCAGGGCCCTTATGTAGCCAAATGTAAGATCACTTTGATCTAATTTCAAAGAATAAAGTTTGTGTGCATGGatcattttctcaagaacgtgcATGGATTCACCAAATGCTCAATTACTCTTGCAGGATATATTACTGGCAGGGATTGACACAAGCGCTGTGACATTACAATGGGCGCTATCCCATTTACTTAACAATCCAATCGTCTTAGAGAAGGCCAAAGCCGAAATAGATTCCTATATAGGACAAGAACGCATGGTGAATGAAGCCGATTTATCGAGTTTAAGTTACCTACAAGGAATAATTTCCGAGACTCTTCGGCTAAGTCCAGCTGGTCCTTTACTCGTACCACATTGTTCATCCGAAGACTGCAAAATAGGAGGTTATGACGTTCCACGTAATACAATCGTATTGATTAATGCCTGGGCTATACATCGAGATCCAAATCTATGGGAAGATGCTAGTAGTTTTAAGCCTGAAAGACATGTAAATGCGGCTGGATTTGAGAACTCATACAAATTATTGCCATTTGGAATGGGAAGGAGGGCATGCCCTGGTATGGCTATGGCCCAGCGTGTGATTGGCTTGACTTTGGCATCGTTGGTTCAATGTTTTGAGTGGAAAAGAATGAGTGATTTGTTGGTTGATATGAGGGAAGGTGAAGGGCTCACGATGCCTAAAGTTGAGCCATTAGTGGCCAAGTGTAGACCGCGTTTCATTATGGAAGCAGTTCTTAGTGAAAAAAATGGTCATATTATCATTTGAAACCCTATCAGTTTTTAGTTGAAGCTTGCAAAAGCTGATTAAATTACTTTGTAATCACCAAATGAGTCCATCCATATATGTAAAATAAATGAATACCTTTTCCTTTGTTATTCAAGTTCTTTAAATAGTGTTTGTTCAGTTAATAAATGTATAAAATTTTCGTGGAGACGGAAACTATAGGTGAGCAAACTTTATATTGAGTATTAATTTTTCGCATTTTAGATTAATCCAAAAGCGAGGAAACAGgtaaatcaacaaaaaaaaaaaaaacagatgatcagaattaaaatatataatatcatAATTATGTTATTGGCATGTTTGTTTAAGTTGTGCTTTTGCTCTTCTTCAACGAGTGTTCGTCGAAAAGTGTCTTAATTAACGTGGGTAATTTCTAGTAGCCTATTGTTAGTATAAAGATCATGTTGATCTTGCAAGTCTTTTTTGTTTCCTTATTGAAAAGATTATTTTGCTTTTTTCACGACGaaaattttgattcattttaggTTTGGTTCAAAATTTTCCtagagttttcttttttctattttgctGCATGTTTATTGAGGtttgttgtgttttttttttttcttttttttctttttttttttttttttttgctagaGTTAACAATTTTTGTAATAGAAGATTTTCAAAAGTTTGTCCTCAGTAAAGGTTGTGTGTTCTCACCTTATCATTTATTATTTAGAGAATATTGATTTGGTTTGCATCAAAGTTAGAGAGATTTTTTGTTAATTTAGACGAGCTTAAATTTATAGAGTGGTGTTGAGTTTCACTAGAAGATAGAAAACTGTAAACTACTTGGTAAGTAAGAGTTTTTCATGCTTAAATAGAGCCTAAGGGAGTGTTTGGGCCAAGAAGTGACTTATAATAATCTATGAATTATAATAGTTTGGGTATTATAATAGTTTGGGCTTGGAGTGTTATAGTATGtcttatatattataatttacATTTAGGACCAGGCTATTATAATATGTTGTCAATAATCTGCGTTTGGGGTGTAGACTTATTATAACCTGTGTTATTATTGTTTGTGTTTGGGGTGTAGACTATTATAGTCTGTATTATTATAAATTGTATTTGGGATGTAGATTATAATAATCTGTGTTATTATAAACTATGTTTGAGGTGGAGGTTATGGAGACTATTATAATTTGAGTTTTTAACCACCGTTCTTTTCCTACATATATACTATAcataaaatacatatttttcttaaatttattttcttaaatctttttaattatgatattaatttaataaatttaacaacAATCTTGATTTTTTACtactctttttttctctttgcaTGCGTATATGTCGCCACGTATTCAAGACGACGCGGAGCAGCTGAGGTCCTTAAaaatggtttaattttaaaaacgaaaaaaaaaaaaaggaatcgCCACCTATCCTtcttacggtgtgattggacactgaaataaagtaaatcattttaaataaataaaaaaactagtctacgaaaaaattagagtcGAGTTCAGGAGTCATTTGTGTAGAGGAAGGTGTCAACACCCCGTAAAACCTCTTTAGAAAACGGTgaccaaatttaatgtcttgaataaaatttatttttttaaaaaattatgtcttatttcattgctcaccactccaatatttgaagcaatgatcccataaaataaatGGGATACACCCGTTAATTAAACTATATCGTGTTAAAATTCCTCACCGTAAGAGAAtgaaaaattattacaatttttcaaatagtcaaatttctttttcctctcgtagagattctctctaatACAATTTTTTTCTCCCCCTTCCAAATGACCAAAGGTCCCTATTTATAAACCCGGAGTGTGtcacaaattagaaaaatttaataagcatgaaatcaaattagatattatgtaattttattaatttttatttttctaaaatactaaaaatgtgatattgaaagattttgtctaaaataaatttatttgtttttccgaaaatgataaataaaacaaatgtataaataaattcatttatcttttttctaaaatgataaaaataagtcaaaattgatttgattttttaaaataatagatattcccattaatggtttttattttcccttttaataaaagatttttaaaaattattataagattttatattattgttttttttctttaaaaaataaataaatcttagCCAATATTacaattactatattttaaagaataataaaaaaaagttgtagcataaaattaggtggctacagcGTATATATGGcacatcaaattaaaaaaaatcttcaaatgattttatttaatcttGTTAATTACGATGATCATTTTATAAATTTAGCTTCAATCTTACTTTTtcactagtttttttttttacatgcaCATATATGGTACatgaaataaaaattgatagaggGAGCTTCCACATTGGTCATCGTttttaaaaatgactaaaaagTGTCCGGCCTAATTGCTTCTGTTCTAAGCATcattgtttttaattttgtcACATGTAAGCACAACTAGCATGCTGTAAGTATTTTTAACCTTTAAAAATGTTTGATGAGTATTAATGTaacttgaaaaatatttttttaaaaaaatatggtaAGTACtaacttttataaaaaaaataaaatccaagataattttctataatttagttAGAAAACAAAACCTTGATTagctaaaattaaaatatttggatACGATTGATAAGAACTCAAAGATTGATATGTTGGTTTTAGGTTTAAACTTAGTTGAAtaatttaataaacaaaaaatatatatatacttaattaaacACAATTCAATATCGAAATTTCTTGAACGGTTTCTTCCATATCCCATAATTGTTAAAGTTGAACTAAAAGAAGAATATATTAAAACAGTAtgtagttttaatttatttcttttgcaaaaaaaaaCTCCCTTATTATAAAttagtttaattgaaaaataaaaaatgaagaagaagaaaagagtgATGAATTAAAggctttttcaattttttattttttatttttttatttttgtaagtGAATATGTTTTTATAAGTGAAGCTGAAACACTACAAGGATTTGGAAAACTCTCGATGCCATAAAGTGTCGGTCTTTGTATCCAAAGTGGTTGGGACAACCTCTCCTGACGTCAGACGCGTCGTCGTGAAGTCCGTCGGGCATAATGCATCAGGGAAGCAATTCCCGATGAGCAAACGCGACAGCGGGGAATGCCTTGTTTCCGACGCCGTCAATGTCAAGATGGATATTGGACATCGACAGTGATGTCCCAACGTCCCCTCCGTGCGTTGGGCGTACATTTCTCCCGACACGACGTCGGAGCAGCTTTTCCCAACGCTTTCTCCATGATGTCGAGAAAATGACGTTATTCTCGACACACATAAAGGTCAagagaaattattattattattattattattattattattattattattattattattattattattattattattattatctttttcaattgttttttcttATCGTGAGATATTGTTTTGGATTCCGATTCCAAAGAcaacaaacaaaattaataacaaattattaaaataaaaaatcgtaATTTATAGAATTAAATACTAAATCTGAATGTAtaagaaaaattacaaattgtttaaattgttCAAAACAATTACGTGAAAAGGGAAAAACTACATTATCTCCTAATTATTGCCGCATACGTCAAATTCAAAGAATTCCAAACCTACAAATGACATAAAagtaaatttagatatatatcaccgatgagaaattaaataaattaaaagttgaaaaatacgtACCCCAAATGTTCACGGTCCTCTCTATGCCCGACCCATTTCCTCAATCATCTTCctcttttcttccatttttcgtgcattttcttccatttgttggCATGCAACTTCGACGTTATTCGTTGTTCTTCGAATTATTTGTTAGCGTTTTCAAGGTTAGCTTTTAGTTCGCTAACCTCTCTAGAGTGTATCTCTTGCTCATATGAAAAGGAAGAACTAGTAGCAGTACTCTTTTAGAACTTGGGGCTTGGGGCCCAAACCAAGACATTTTGAGTAGTTCAGTCGCCTACCCAAAACGGTCTCACATATCTCGTGCCTAGAGAGTGGTTGAGAACCTTTTAGGGTAGATTGGGACTAGAGTTCTAGCATTTGATTCTACACCAAAAGTTTTAAGTTATGAGCTAAGAGttaaaagtagaaaataaaagaaaaagttttcATAAACTTACATGCACATCTACTGCCGCCTATAAAATACAACAAGAAATTGGGATTCTCCCGACGAATAAATCAACATCAGAGAAAATAATGACGGGAGGCATGTATTCTCCCAACGCATTATCCCCTACGTGGGTGAAGTTCACATATCCCAACGATGTGAAATCGGCATCGGGCTAAGGTAGACCTCTCCCAACACCAGTAACATGAACATCAGGGAACGTGTgacaattaaatatatatttgatttttccCGACGCCTTTTAAGAGACATCGAAATAAGCTTCTGAATTTGTAATGCATGTGAACAAGGCGTTAgggaaaattaaatattattatttaattgtcaCACATTTCCCAACGCCACGCAGCAAATGTTATCATTTTGGCTCCAATTGTCAATGTTTTTAGAACAAACGTCAGATGATaggaaacaattaaataatatgttttCTTTCCCCTGACACGGCATGCACAACGTCGGGACAGGGACTAATATATCTCGATGCCATTAGTAATGCATCAGGATTATTGTTCAATAGTATTGATGCATTACTAATGGTGTTGGGACTGGACATCTTCTCCCGACATTTTCGTGGTGCGTCAGGAGTGATCTTATAAAAAGAACTCTTTCAGTTCTATAAATCACATAACcgacaaagaaagaaagaaagaaaatgagagagaggtcgagaagaaaaagagagttGCCCGCCCATCACTCACCATCGTTCATCCTCTTTCCCTCTATTGCTCCTAACTCCAgtaaataatttagtttttgttttggtttagTTTAGGTTTATCTTAAGGTTTAGGATTAGTTTAGTTTAggtttagattttgttttaaattagtGTTATGATTTAGGGTTTGAATTTAttttgtgatttagtttttgaattagttttgAAACAAGTTTTAGGAtacaatttgaattttatgtgttttatggatttgagaattgaaaatttgataattaaaaTTTGTGGGGGGTTGtgtattgaaattaaatttgagGAATTTGAGGAAGAGGGTGTAACGATTTCAATATTTGTCTTTGTGAAGGTTGTTATTGTTTCATAATTACTGTAATTTGTAGTTGAGATTTTTTTTCGCTTtcatgcagttatggtagcacTTAGTTCAAACTTAGTTGTtttttcttagtagttttgtttgttggaattgttaggtagcttgtaaatattgaagtaatttattgttgatttgttatggctatcttgcagttatggtagcctattCAGTGCAaacttagttttgaatttgttaatATTTCTAAGGGTTTGAAGCTGTGTGAGGGGAGGTTGTAAAGTATGCTGGAAGGGGTAGATAGGTTaaaaagattgaagttgtttgtggttagtttgtggtggctatcctgcaattatggtagcctATGTAGTTTAAATTTAGCTTTAGTGAAAAGTTTGGGAGATTGAGCATGGCCCCTCCAAGGAAGTAAGTTTAGAGTTTGAGAGGAGGAATATACAACTAATCAAACCTATATATGTTTTAGGTCTTTAAcaatggacaagggttggatgaaaattaggaataagttttcaGTTGAGTATAAAGAGGGAATaacccaatttttagaggttGCCAAATTTCAAGTCAATGATTAGGTACTCGTATTTGTTTAACTAATGTTTGTTTTTATGTCCACAAGTACTATATCATCATTCCTCAGCGATTTCGAGGAGACAGGTGCTCTGTTTCTCGAGTTCGACAACGAGTTGAACAATGCGGGAGGGTCGTCCTCGGTGGGAGACAATTCGATGAGTCTCAATACTTTAACGATAATTGCAAACACGTAGATTATCTTAACTTGTTTCTTATATGGTCTTCTATACAAGATTTTGATGTTGACTTCTATACAAGATTTTGATGTTGACTTCGTAACTTCTTGATGTAACTTTGTAGTTATAGCTTTGGAATTAACTTTGGACATCCATTGACTTGATGTAACTTCATACTTAATTACAACTTAGGTTGACATTACTTGaactatttatgaaattattgaaGTTTCTTGACATATATTTCTTGTGATAAAGTTAGTGTTATTGCACGTTGCTTAGTGATAGTTCTTAAACttattatatttgacattttataaCAGGTTTAGATAATAAATTGGATATTTTTTAtgtaataaaatacttttaatgGCGCTTTCAATAACATCGCAAAAGCATTgctttaaaaaaaactataggaATTTTTAATGGCGCACTTCAATATGTCGCAAAAGATTTTTATAAATGTCACAAATTAATCTTTAGCAACAACATTATTTGTCACTAAAACATCACATATAGTGGCGAGTTCAATATGTcactataaaaaaataaatagtgacaTAACATATGTTACAACATTTAGTAATGCGCAAATGTCACTAGAAGTATATCTTTTGCGGTGGGTAATTGTTGGTCACTAAAACTTTTAGCTATGCAGATACATCGACAGTTCTAGCTCTTCGTCGCTAATACTTTTAGCGACATGTTTTTATGTTTTAGTGGCATTTTTTGTGTGTCAGTAAAAATGCAATTTCTTGTTATCTTCCACgtttcttcatctcctcttcaagattttcattcttctatttttaaacaatttatccttctttttaaatcttctatttcatcttcatcattttcgacaagattctttgaagctacttcatcttcctcatattcaagaataccaaaatcatttaaatatcattttgacatgatttaaacaattgtttacTATGGTcgacacgatcgtttaaatttgaagccctTTTTTCCATTATTGCAAAGAAATACAttgttgatatgatctaaacgttcgcttaccatagttaacacgatcgtttag is drawn from Cucumis melo cultivar AY chromosome 11, USDA_Cmelo_AY_1.0, whole genome shotgun sequence and contains these coding sequences:
- the LOC103495924 gene encoding cytochrome P450 81Q32-like codes for the protein MDFDHLLYTLLSLISLLLGYSFLFKPHRLNLPPTPLFGLPFIGHLHLLKHPVHKTFQTLSQKYGHVFSLKFGSRLVVLVSSPSAIQECFTKNDIILANRPSLNSGKYLAYNNTTMVVSSYGEHWRNLRRISTLEIFSTTRLNSFSRTREEEVKRLLRKLWGNYKLEDEFRVVELEPMLLDLTFNIVMRMVGGKKFCEEKNNNVLEDEGYCKRFKELVTQIMAHGGSTNPGDFIPLLNWIDPSGYTKRIMKIGRKTDEVLQGLVDEIRNEEDEGNTMIQHLLRLQKTDPEYYSDQIIKGLVQDILLAGIDTSAVTLQWALSHLLNNPIVLEKAKAEIDSYIGQERMVNEADLSSLSYLQGIISETLRLSPAGPLLVPHCSSEDCKIGGYDVPRNTIVLINAWAIHRDPNLWEDASSFKPERHVNAAGFENSYKLLPFGMGRRACPGMAMAQRVIGLTLASLVQCFEWKRMSDLLVDMREGEGLTMPKVEPLVAKCRPRFIMEAVLSEKNGHIII